In Thermus aquaticus, the sequence CAGGATGGCGTCGGAGATCCGGTCCGCCAGCTTGTCCGGGTGCCCTTCCGTGACCGATTCAGACGTGACCAGCCGCAACTTGCGCACCTCCTTAGGGATCTGCCCCCCTGGGGCAACCCCGATAGTATAGCACCCCCCCTCGGCCGTCCAGTATGCTTGGCCCCCGTGAGGAACCCCAAGGCCCCCATCGGCGTCTTTGACTCGGGCGTGGGCGGGCTCACCGTACTGACCGCCCTGAAGAAGGCCCTTCCCCAGGAGGACTTCCTCTACTTCGGCGACACGGCCCGGGTGCCCTATGGGGGCAAGCCCCTCTCCATGGTGCGGCGCTTCGCCTGGGAGATCGCGGGCTTTCTCCTCCGGGAGGGGGTGAAGGCCATCGTGGTGGCCTGCAACACGGCGAGCTCCGCCGCCCTCCCCGACCTGGCGGAAGACCTTTCCGTGCCCGTCTTCGGGGTCCTGGAGCCGGCGGCCCAGGTGGCCCAGGGCTACCGCAAGGTGGGCCTCATCGGCACCCAGGCCACGGTGGGTAGCCGAGCCTACGAGCGCTACGTAGACCTCTCCTGGGCCAAGGCCTGCCCCCTCTTCGTCCCCCTGGTGGAGGAGGGGCTCTGGGACGACCCCGTGGCCCTCCTCATCGCCCGGCACTACCTCGAGGAGGCCCCGGAGGACCTCGAGGCCCTCATCCTGGGCTGCACCCACTACCCCTACCTGAAAAGGACCATCCAGGAGGTCCTACCCCGGGTGGCCCTCATAGACTCCGCCGAGGCCACGGCCGGGAGGGTGGCCGAGGCCCTGGCGGCCGAGGGGCTTTTGAACCCGGAAGGCAGGGGCCAGGTGGTCCACTACGTGACCGGGGACCCGGAAAGCTATAAGGCCTTGGCCGAGCGCCTGGGGGTGCGGGTGGAGGCCCTGAGGCGGGTAAGCCTGGAAGAGCTCTGACGCCACCTCAAGCCAGCATGGGGTGGTATCACCCCTCCGCCGGGCTAGGCTGGGGGCATGGGTAAGAAGCCCCTCATTGACCAGCTCCACCACGAGGACAGCTGGCGGCTTTTCCGCATCCTGGCGGAATTCGTGGAAGGGTTTGAGACCCTCGCGGAAATAGACGTGCCTCTGGTGTCCGTCTTCGGCTCGGCCCGCTTTGGGGAGGGCCACCCCGCCTACGCCCTGGGCTACCGCCCCGGATACCCCGGAAGAGGTGGTTGGCGGCCCTGAAGGCGGTATCCTGAAGGGGATGCGGGTCGTCCTGGCCACCTCCAACCCCGGCAAGGTGCGGGAGCTGAGGGCGGGTCTAGAGCCCCTGGGCTGGACCCTCCTCTCCCTGGCCGACTTCCCCTTGCGCATGCCCAAGGAGGAGGGGAGCACCTTCCTGGAAAACGCCCTTTTGAAGGCGGCCTACGTGGCCAGGGCCACGGGCCTCCCCGCCTTGGCCGACGATTCGGGCCTCGAGGTCTTCGCCCTGGGGGGCGAGCCCGGGGTCTACAGCGCCCGCTACGGGGGACGGGAGACCGACCGGGAGCGGAACGTCTACCTCCTGGAGAGGATGCGCCACCTGAAGGGGGAGGAGAGGCGGGCCCGCTTCGTGGCCGTTTTGGTCCTGGCCTACCCCGACGGGCACGCCGAGGCCTACGAGGGGAGCGTGGAGGGGGTGATCCTGGAGGCTCCCCGGGGGGAGGGCGGCTTCGGCTACGACCCCCTCTTTTTCATCCCCGAGGCGGGGAAGACCTTCGCCGAGATGAGCCTGGAGGAGAAGGCCCGCTACTCCCACCGGGGCCGGGCCCTAGAGGCCCTCCTCAAGGCCTACGAAAAGGGCCCCCCGCCCCGGGAGATCTCCAGGCTGGAATGAACGTCCTCTCGCCCCACATCGCCCTCTACCGCCTTTTTGACCTGGCGGACGAGATAGACCTCGCCCGCCTGGGCACGCCCAGGCTCCGCCTCTCCCGCCCCCGGCTGGGAGCGGTGCGCTTCCAGAACCCCCCGGCCCAGCTGGAGCTGGGGGTGCGGAGCGTGGAAGGGGTTTCCGGCCTCCTCACCGCCCGGCTTTACGAGTTCGGGGTGGCCTCCCTCTCCTTCCGGGTGCACCTGGGGGAAAGGCTGCCGTGGGAGGCCTTCGTGGAAAAGGCCCTGGCCATGCCCGAGCTTCCCTTCTGGGAGGGCTTTTTTATGGCGGAGCTGGCCGCTTTGGAGCCCTACCTCCAAGGGGCCCTCCTCCGCCCCGAGGAGAAGCGGCTTTCCGAGGAGTTCGTGGTCTACCACGCCCTGGGCCTCGAGGGGGCCAAGGCCCACGCCCCCCCCGTGGACCTCACCCCCTTGTGGATGGGGACCCGGGAGGAGTTCGCCCCCGAGGTGCGCCGGGAGATGGAGCGCTACCGCTACAGCTACTCCACCGAGGACCTGGCCCTTTTGGGCTTTGACCGGGTCCTGATCCTGGACTCCGAGGGGATCTGGGACGTGGCCGACCTGGTGGAGTTCGTCCACGCCCAGCTCCTGGAGCTCTCCTACTACGACCGGGTCCTCACCGAGGAGCTGGAAAGGGTGCCCCAGGTCCTAAGGGTGCGGGGCCTTTGGGGCTACGGCCGGCTTCAGCGCCTGAGGCGGCACCTCATGGCCCGGCACGCCGAGATCGCCGACGTCAAGGCCCGGATGGAGGGAGCCTTGCGCATCACCGAGGACCTCTTCTACGCCAAGATCTACCGGGCCGCCCTGGAGCTTTACGGGGCCCACGAGCTGGAACGGAGCGTGGAGGAGAAGCTGAGGGCCCTCGAGGCCACCTACGAGATGGTCACCGAAGAGGTGGCCCACCTCCGCAGCCAGGCGGTGGAGGTGGGCATCCTGGCCCTCATCGCCTTTGAGGTGGTGCGGGCCCTCCTTTAGGGGCACCTGTCCCTCAGGCTGGTGGTATGCTTAGGGGGCAGGGCGCGAAAAAACCTTGGAGCGGAAACGCTACCACGCGCCCGCAGGTGGGAGTATGAGAAAAGCGCTGGCCCTTTTAGCCCTAGGCCTTTCCCTGGCCCTCGCCCAGGGGAAGATCACCGTCTGGACCCACTTCGGCGGCCCCGAGCTGGAGTGGCTTAAGGCCCAGGCCAAGACCTTTGAGAAGACCTCCGGCACCAAGGTGGAGGTGGTGGAGGTCCCCTTCGGCGACATCAAGCAGAAGTTCATCCTGGGGGCACCCCAGGGGCAGGCCGCCGACCTCCTGGTCTCCATCCCCCACGACTGGCTGGGGGAGATGGCCCAGGCGGGGGTCCTCGAGCCCATGGGCAAGTACGTGACCCAAAGCTACCTGGCGGACATCCAGCCCGTGGCCGTGGAGGCCTTCACCTTCGGGGGTAGGCTCTTGGGCCTGCCCGCCTTCGCCGAGAGCGTGGCCCTCATCTACAACAAGAAGTACGTGAAGGAGCCCCCCAAGACCTGGGAGGAGTTCTTGGACCTGGCCCGGCGGCACACCACCGGCTCCACCTTCGGCTTCCTCTACAACATCGGCGACCCCTACTTCAACTTCGGCTTCTTCCGGGCCTACGGGGCGGACAACGTCTTCGCCAAGGACGCCCGGGGCAACCTGGACCCCTCCAAGCTCCTCCTAGGCGGCGAGGTGGGGGAGAAGGCCCTCCAGTTCATCAAGGACCTCCGCTTCCGCTACAACCTGGTGCCCGAGGGCGTGGACTACGGGGTGGCCGATGGGGCCTTCAAGGACGGGGCCCTGGCCATGATCATCAACGGCCCCTGGGCCCTTGGGGACTACAAGAAGGCCAAGATTGACTTCGGCATCGCCCCCTTCCCCACCCCGCCCGGGGCCAAGAACCCCTGGGGGCCTTTCCTGGGGGTCCAGGGCGTGGTGGTGAACGCCTACTCCAAGAACAAGACCGCCGCGGTGAACTTCGCCAAGACCCTGGTCTCCGGCAAGAACCTGGTGAGCTTCAACCAGGCGGGCGGCCGCGTCCCCGTGTCCAAGAGCGCCGCCAAGAGCCTGGAAAAGGACCCCGTGGTGGCGGGCTTCTCCCGGGTCTTCGCCCTGGGTACCCCCATGCCCAACATCCCCGAGATGGGCAAGGTCTGGGGCCCCTGGGGGAACGCCATCTCCCTAGCCATCCAGAAGCCCGACTCCAACGTGAAGAAGATCGTGGAGGACATGGTGGCCGAGATCAAGAAGGCCATCGGCAGGTAAGCCCCATGACCGCCCCCCACAGGACCTTTTTCCCTGTGGGGGGTTTTATCCTTGAGCCATGCGGCATCCTCCTGGTCTCAAAGGCTTCCTCCTGGCCCTCGCCCTCCTTTTGGGCCTCCTTCTCCTCTCCACGGGGGTGGGCCTCTTGGCCTACCTCCTCCTCGAGCCCCACCTGGCCCTCCCGGGCTGGACCATCCTGGCGGTAGCCCTCCTGGTCATGGTACCGGGGGCGGTGGCCGTGGGCCGCCTCTTCCCCTGGCTCACCGATTGGTACTACTTCCTCCCCGCCTTGGCCTTCCTCCTGGTCTTCACCCTCTACCCCATCGGCCTCACCGTCTACCTGGCCTTCACCGACTACTCGGGGCAGAGGAACAACCTCCCCGACCGCTCCACGGAGACCGCCGTGGTGAAGCAGGAGGGCCCAAGGCTCCTCCTGGAAGAGCCCGTGGCCGAGGCGTTGCGGTGCGACCCCTGCCAGGGGGAGCCCGTGGAGGTCTACGCCGAGGGGCACCGGATGCGGGCCAGGATCCTGGAGGCCCAGGGGGCGGAGCTCCTTTTGGACCGCGCACCCCCCTTCCAGGCGGAGTTCGTGGCCAAGGTGAACGCCTTCCGCTTCGTGGGGCTAAAGAACTTCGCCTTCATCTTGTCCCAAGCCAACCAGGCCCTCTTTCCCGTCTTCGCCTGGAACGTGGTCTTCGCCACCGCCACCGTGCTCCTGAACGCCTTCCTGGGCCTCATCCTGGGCCTTATCCTCAACAACAAGGGCCTCAAGCTGAGGAACTTTTACCGGACCCTGCTCATCGTTTCCTGGGCCCTGCCCGGGGTCATCACCGTCCAGGTCTGGGTGGCCCTCCTCAACTACAACTTCGGGGCCATCAACCGCCTCCTGGGGGTCTTGGGGATCTACCCCATCCCCTGGCTCAACGACCCCGACTGGGCCAAGGTGGCCATCCTCCTCGTCAACCTTTGGCTCGGCTTCCCCTACATGATGACCGCCACCCTGGGGGCCCTCTCCACCATCCCCGACGAGCTCTACGAGGCGGCCAGGGTGGACGGGGCCACCCCCTGGCAGGCCCTATGGGGCATCACCCTTCCCCTTCTGGAGAAGCCCATGGTGCCCATCCTCCTCTCCTCCTTCGCCTTCAACTTCAACAACTTTTACATCATCTACCTGCTCACGGGCGGGGGGCCAGCCCAGGAAGGGCGCCTGGCCACGGCCCAGGCCACGGACATCCTCATCTCCTGGGCCTACAAGACCGCCTTCAGCGCCGAGGGGCAGTCGGCCTACGGCCTGGGAGCGGCCATCAGCCTCATCATCTTCGCCATCACCGTGGCCATCAGCCTGGTGAACTTCCGGGTCACGGGAGCCCTGAGGGAGGTGAAGTAGATGCGGAAGGTTCTGGCCTTTCTCTTCACCGGCCTTGTCCTATGGGGGGTTTACTGGTTCGCCGCCACCCGTCTCTTTGACGAGGGCTCCTACCGCAAGCAGGTGGCCTTGGGCAGCGTCTTCGTGCCTTACGGGTGGGCTTACGCCTTGGGCGTTATCCTCCTCCTCGCGCTTCTCATCTTCTTCTACAGCCTGGCCTACACCGCCCTTGTGAACCGCCTCCAGGGAAGGCGGCGAAGCCCCTGGCCCCTTTTCCTCCAGGGCATCACCCACCTCTTCCTCTGGGTCCTGATTCTTCTCGTCTACTACCCGGTGGTCCAGGTGGTGGCGGCCAGCTTTGACCCCACCAACAACCTCTTCAGCTTTAAGAGGCCGAATACGGGCTTTCTGCTCCTGGACGCCAAGGTCATCCCCTACCTGCCCGAGCCCTCCCTGGAAAACTACGCCAGGCTGGTGGAGGGGGTGGTCCTCTACCCGTACCAGGTTGCGCTCGCCCTCCTGGCGGGTCTGTCCCTTTTGGGGGTGGCGGGCATCGGGCTTCTGCGCCGCCTCCTGCCGGAGGAGGAGTGGATGGGCTTCTGGCAGGGAAGGCTCCTCCTCCTGATGGCCCTCGCCATCTTCGCCCTGGCCCTAAGCCTCTCCCCCAAGCAGTTCACCGGCCAGGGCACGGAGACCAAGTTCCTCCTCTGGGTGCGCAACACCTTCCTCATCTCCGGGCTCACGGGGCTTCTCGCCGTCTTGCTCACGGCCACCGCCGGCTACGCCTTCGCCCGCTTCCGCCACCTGCCCGGGCGCTACCCCCTCCTCCTCTTCTTCATCTTTGTGCAGATGTTCCCGGGGTTTCTGGCCCTGGTGGCCATCTACTACCTCCTGTCCCGGCTGGACCTCCTGAACACCTTCACCGGCCTGGTCCTGGCCTACTCCGGCGGCATCATCAGCTTCGGCACCTGGGTGTACAAGGGCTACCTGGAGAGCATCAGCCCCAGCCTCGAGGAGGCCGCCATGGTCGACGGGGCCACCAAGTGGCAGGTCTTCACCAAGATCCTCCTGCCCCTTTCCGCCCCCATGTTCGTCTTCATCTTCCTCCTGCAGTTCGTGGGCACCTACTCGGAGTTCGTCCTGGCCAACCTGGTCCTGACCGGGGTGGAGAGCTGGAACGTGGGCGTGGGGCTTAGGAGCTTCACCACCGGCCAGTTCCAGACCAAGTGGGGGGTCTTCGCCGCCGCCAGCGTCCTGGGCTCTTTGCCCATCCTCTTCCTCTTCTACGGCTTCCAGCAGTACTTCGTCTCCGGCTACACGGCGGGGGC encodes:
- the murI gene encoding glutamate racemase, whose product is MRNPKAPIGVFDSGVGGLTVLTALKKALPQEDFLYFGDTARVPYGGKPLSMVRRFAWEIAGFLLREGVKAIVVACNTASSAALPDLAEDLSVPVFGVLEPAAQVAQGYRKVGLIGTQATVGSRAYERYVDLSWAKACPLFVPLVEEGLWDDPVALLIARHYLEEAPEDLEALILGCTHYPYLKRTIQEVLPRVALIDSAEATAGRVAEALAAEGLLNPEGRGQVVHYVTGDPESYKALAERLGVRVEALRRVSLEEL
- the rdgB gene encoding RdgB/HAM1 family non-canonical purine NTP pyrophosphatase; this translates as MRVVLATSNPGKVRELRAGLEPLGWTLLSLADFPLRMPKEEGSTFLENALLKAAYVARATGLPALADDSGLEVFALGGEPGVYSARYGGRETDRERNVYLLERMRHLKGEERRARFVAVLVLAYPDGHAEAYEGSVEGVILEAPRGEGGFGYDPLFFIPEAGKTFAEMSLEEKARYSHRGRALEALLKAYEKGPPPREISRLE
- a CDS encoding maltose ABC transporter substrate-binding protein is translated as MRKALALLALGLSLALAQGKITVWTHFGGPELEWLKAQAKTFEKTSGTKVEVVEVPFGDIKQKFILGAPQGQAADLLVSIPHDWLGEMAQAGVLEPMGKYVTQSYLADIQPVAVEAFTFGGRLLGLPAFAESVALIYNKKYVKEPPKTWEEFLDLARRHTTGSTFGFLYNIGDPYFNFGFFRAYGADNVFAKDARGNLDPSKLLLGGEVGEKALQFIKDLRFRYNLVPEGVDYGVADGAFKDGALAMIINGPWALGDYKKAKIDFGIAPFPTPPGAKNPWGPFLGVQGVVVNAYSKNKTAAVNFAKTLVSGKNLVSFNQAGGRVPVSKSAAKSLEKDPVVAGFSRVFALGTPMPNIPEMGKVWGPWGNAISLAIQKPDSNVKKIVEDMVAEIKKAIGR
- a CDS encoding ABC transporter permease subunit, which translates into the protein MRHPPGLKGFLLALALLLGLLLLSTGVGLLAYLLLEPHLALPGWTILAVALLVMVPGAVAVGRLFPWLTDWYYFLPALAFLLVFTLYPIGLTVYLAFTDYSGQRNNLPDRSTETAVVKQEGPRLLLEEPVAEALRCDPCQGEPVEVYAEGHRMRARILEAQGAELLLDRAPPFQAEFVAKVNAFRFVGLKNFAFILSQANQALFPVFAWNVVFATATVLLNAFLGLILGLILNNKGLKLRNFYRTLLIVSWALPGVITVQVWVALLNYNFGAINRLLGVLGIYPIPWLNDPDWAKVAILLVNLWLGFPYMMTATLGALSTIPDELYEAARVDGATPWQALWGITLPLLEKPMVPILLSSFAFNFNNFYIIYLLTGGGPAQEGRLATAQATDILISWAYKTAFSAEGQSAYGLGAAISLIIFAITVAISLVNFRVTGALREVK
- a CDS encoding sugar ABC transporter permease, producing the protein MRKVLAFLFTGLVLWGVYWFAATRLFDEGSYRKQVALGSVFVPYGWAYALGVILLLALLIFFYSLAYTALVNRLQGRRRSPWPLFLQGITHLFLWVLILLVYYPVVQVVAASFDPTNNLFSFKRPNTGFLLLDAKVIPYLPEPSLENYARLVEGVVLYPYQVALALLAGLSLLGVAGIGLLRRLLPEEEWMGFWQGRLLLLMALAIFALALSLSPKQFTGQGTETKFLLWVRNTFLISGLTGLLAVLLTATAGYAFARFRHLPGRYPLLLFFIFVQMFPGFLALVAIYYLLSRLDLLNTFTGLVLAYSGGIISFGTWVYKGYLESISPSLEEAAMVDGATKWQVFTKILLPLSAPMFVFIFLLQFVGTYSEFVLANLVLTGVESWNVGVGLRSFTTGQFQTKWGVFAAASVLGSLPILFLFYGFQQYFVSGYTAGAVKE